The following are encoded together in the Panicum virgatum strain AP13 chromosome 6K, P.virgatum_v5, whole genome shotgun sequence genome:
- the LOC120713182 gene encoding vegetative cell wall protein gp1-like, giving the protein MEAAVAAPARERAASHGGGTSKTISLLPKKHEVHLTFGGLEMEWQCLPLICVFCPLLSASPPPRKENRPLRAPIPAAVPGKKTVPAARPSVPAARTEVPAAASAAVERSGRTSPSPPSRAPRSGRTPAPSRPPRPGRRAVDPGNADPSRDLSTDVPEALDAAPLDPARCAIRTARDTDRRPDQGSTPPSPPAHRTSTSPGGCWAARLPPLRRTAPGLLPAAARPSPVLFAGGWLGALAPGAQAWTCVLQVQLKSCSGRQGASGT; this is encoded by the exons atggaggcggcggtggcggcgccggcgagggagcgcGCGGCGTCCCATGGAGGCG GAACAAGCAAAACCATATCTCTACTACCTAAAAAGCACGAAGTGCACCTCACGTTCGGCGGGCTGGAGATGGAGtg GCAGTGTCTGCCTCTCATATGTGTCTTCTGCCCCCTGCTGTCCGCCTCTCCGCCTCCGAGGAAAGAAAACCGTCCCCTCCGCGCGCCCATCCCTGCCGCTGTGCCAGGAAAGAAAACCGTCCCTGCAGCGCGCCCGTCCGTCCCTGCCGCGCGCACGgaggtccccgccgccgcctccgccgccgtcgagagATCCGGCCGCACGTCTCCCTCCCCTCCGTCCCGGGCGCCGAGGTCCGGGCGCACCCCCGCTCCgtcccgcccgccgcgccccggccgccgcgccgtcgaccCCGGCAACGCCGATCCGTCCCGGGACCTCTCGACGGACGTGCCGGAGGCGCTGGACGCGGCGCCGCTCGACCCCGCCCGCTGCGCCATCCGCACGGCGCGCGACACCGACCGCCGGCCGGACCAGGGCAGCacgcctccctcccctccggCGCACCGCACCTCGACTTCTCCCGGCGGCTGCTGGGCAGCacgcctccctcccctccggCGCACCGCACCGGGACTTCTCCCGGCGGCTGCTCGTCCGTCGCCCGTTCTCTTTG CAGGTGGATGGCTTGGCGCCTTGGCTCCTGGCGCCCAGGCCTGGACGTGCGTGCTGCAGGTCCAGCTCAAGTCCTGCAGCGGCAGGCAAGGTGCTAGCGGCACCTGA
- the LOC120713878 gene encoding AT-hook motif nuclear-localized protein 23-like: protein MAGLDLGTSSYLNHHHQPLHLHHDDGGVAGSDDGQDSLSPGSGGGGPPSTAGGAGIGGGEVVARRPRGRPPGSKNKPKPPVIITRESANALRAHILEVAAGCDVFEALTAYARRRQRGVCVLSAAGTVANVTLRQPQSSQTGPASPAVATLHGRFDILSLAGSFLPPPAPPGATSLAAFLAGGQGQVVGGSVAGALIAAGPVVVVAASFSNVAYERLPLEEGDDVPPPAPSGSDQPGMPFGGDPAEAAAAAGGLPFFNLPMGMPPMPMDGSGGWPGTPGGIVGRPPFS, encoded by the coding sequence ATGGCAGGCCTGGATTTGGGCACCAGCTCCTACctgaaccaccaccaccagccccTCCATCTCCACCACGAtgacggcggcgtggcgggctCCGACGACGGCCAGGACTCGCTATCGCCGGGATCGGGGGGTGGAGGCCCGCCGAGCACGGCCGGAGGCGCCGGCATCGGGGGCGGCGAGGTCgtcgcgcgccgcccgcgcggccgcccgcCGGGGTCCAAGAACAAGCCCAAGCCGCCCGTGATCATCACCAGGGAGAGCGCCAACGCGCTCCGGGCGCACATCctcgaggtcgccgccggctgCGACGTCTTCGAGGCGCTCACCGCctacgcgcgccgccgccagcgcgggGTCTGCGTGCTCTCGGCGGCCGGCACCGTTGCCAACGTCACGCTGCGCCAACCGCAGTCGTCTCAGACCGGCCCGGCCTCGCCAGCGGTGGCCACGCTCCACGGCAGGTTCGATATACTCTCCCTCGCAGGCTCCTTCCTCCCGCCCCCGGCACCGCCGGGGGCCACCAGCCTCGCGGCGTTCCTGGCCGGCGGCCAGGGGCAGGTTGTCGGCGGCAGCGTGGCCGGCGCGCTCATCGCCGCCGGGCCGGTGGTCGTCGTGGCTGCGTCGTTCAGCAACGTCGCCTATGAGAGGCTGCCGCTCGAGGAAGGCGACGACGTGCCCCCTCCAGCACCGTCGGGGAGCGACCAGCCCGGCATGCCGTTCGGGGGTGACcccgcagaggcggcggcggcagccggcgggCTTCCCTTCTTCAACCTGCCGATGGGGATGCCGCCAATGCCGATGGATGGGAGCGGCGGCTGGCCTGGCACCCCCGGTGGCATTGTCGGGAGGCCGCCCTTCTCTTGA
- the LOC120711472 gene encoding zinc finger CCCH domain-containing protein 56-like: MDYTNAIHIIPDAAGPDAWANAAPSAGGDSAIWATEDDYRQWNNDPGYGDRNPSSRAGSEQPPPGKKSRGGAGGSGAGGGGDGGGSNSTSKSRAIGKMFFKTKLCCKFRAGTCPYITNCNFAHGMEELRKPPPNWQEIVAAHEEATEQREEHQIPIMTSGSVVAGDGGGGGSQGGRAYKGRHCKKFYTEEGCPYGDACTFLHDEQSKARESVAISLSPTVGSGGYNPSTVTVGMVQKPSNWKTRICNKWEMTGYCPFGSKCHFAHGAAELHKYGGGLVDIVSRDAASTPDSKQAGASAKAPADSAAASTAMPPHADVYHLGIQSQRSTIVSQRSGHVQRPIQKWKGPDKISRIYGDWIDENE; this comes from the exons ATGGACTACACCAACGCCATCCACATCATCCCGGACGCTGCCGGCCCCGACGCCTGGGCAAATGCGGCGCCGTCAGCAGGTGGGGACTCCGCCATCTGGGCCACCGAGGACGACTACCGCCAGTGGAACAATGACCCCGGCTACGGTGACCGGAACCCCTCCTCGCGGGCGGGGAgcgagcagccgccgccgggcaaGAAGtcgcgcggcggggcagggggcagtggtgcaggaggcggcggtgacggcgggGGCAGCAACAGCACGAGCAAGTCCCGCGCCATCGGCAAGATGTTCTTCAAGACCAAGCTCTGCTGCAAGTTCCGGGCCGGGACCTGCCCCTACATCACCAACTGCAACTTCGCGCACGGCATGGAGGAGCTCCGCAAGCCGCCGCCCAACTGGCAGGAGATCGTGGCCGCGCACGAGGAGGCCACTGAGCAGCGGGAGGAGCACCAGATCCCCATCATGACCTCCGGCAGCGTCGTGGCTGGggacggtggtggaggtggctcGCAGGGGGGCAGGGCGTACAAGGGCCGCCACTGCAAGAAGTTCTACACTGAGGAGGGCTGCCCCTACGGCGACGCTTGTACATTCCTGCATGATGAGCAGTCCAAGGCGCGGGAGAGCGTGGCCATCAGTCTCTCCCCCACGGTTGGCAGTGGGGGATACAATCCTTCCACTGTCACCGTGGGAATGGTGCAGAAGCCGTCCAACTGGAAGACGAGGATCTGTAACAAGTGGGAGATGACTGGGTACTGCCCGTTCGGGAGCAAGTGCCACTTTGCTCATGGAGCAGCTG AACTTCACAAGTATGGTGGGGGACTTGTCGACATAGTCAGCAGGGATGCCGCGTCCACTCCCGACTCGAAGCAAGCTGGTGCTTCTGCAAAAGCTCCTGCAGATTCTGCTGCTGCATCCACCGCGATGCCCCCTCACGCAGACGTGTACCATCTAGGCATCCAGTCGCAGCGTTCCACCATCGTCAGCCAGAGGTCGGGGCACGTGCAAAGACCCATTCAGAAGTGGAAGGGTCCTGACAAGATCAGCAGGATCTATGGTGATTGGATAGACGAGAATGAGTAG